Genomic DNA from Paracoccus aminophilus JCM 7686:
GGCAGGTCCGTCTCGGGGGCCCGGCGGGACCGGATGTGAACATGGCGCGATTTGTCATCTATACCCGCAGCGGCCCCGAGGATCTCGGGCGAGCCGATGTCAGCCTCGCGGCGCAGAACCGCGATATCGAGCTGTATCTGGCCGATTACGTCAGCGCGCCGGATATTCTGGGCCATTATTGTGACCGCCTGACCAGCATCGAGGAGCGCGCGCGCAATCTCGATACGGCGCTCTCGCTCTGTCAGGAGACGGGAGCGACGCTTCTGGTCGCGCGCACCGACCGTTTGCCCTTCGACGATATGGGATTCGCCCCGTTTTTTGCCAATGCGGGTCTGGCCTTGCGGGTAGCCTCGCTGCCCGACGCGCCGAAATCCGAGCTTCTGGTTTTTGCCCGGCTGCAGGCGCAAGAGCGGCGTTTCGATCATCGGCAGGCGCGGCAGGCGTTACCCGATGAGATTACCACGCGTCAGACCTATCAACGCCCGCGTGGCCACGACCAGATCGAGCAGATCGCCCGGATCGCGCTGCCCCTGCGCCACCGTGGCGCGACCATGGGCGATATTGCCTCCGAGCTGAACCGCGCCGGGATCACCACGGCGCGCGGAGCGGCCTGGCGGGCAACCAATGTCTCGCGGATTCTCAGCTATCTTGAGACCAATCCGGCGACGTGAAGCGCCGCCTTGCGCCGTTCCGGCGGGAAAGCCCCAGCGATGTCTCACCTCTCGGACGCCGA
This window encodes:
- a CDS encoding recombinase family protein, translating into MARFVIYTRSGPEDLGRADVSLAAQNRDIELYLADYVSAPDILGHYCDRLTSIEERARNLDTALSLCQETGATLLVARTDRLPFDDMGFAPFFANAGLALRVASLPDAPKSELLVFARLQAQERRFDHRQARQALPDEITTRQTYQRPRGHDQIEQIARIALPLRHRGATMGDIASELNRAGITTARGAAWRATNVSRILSYLETNPAT